The window GCCAGGTACTCCGCGTCCGCGGCCACGCCGCAGAACCGCCCGGAACCCCAGGTGTGCTGCCAGGGCAGGCCGAGGAAGTACAGGCCGAGGCAGGTGGTGACGCCGCGGTGGTGCGTCGGGTACCCCTTGCCGTCGAACACCGGGACGTCGATCCAGCGGTGGTCCCGCCCGAAGCCAGTGCTCCACACGACGGCCGAAAGCGCTTCCACGTCCACGGTGCGCGTGCCGTCCGGCGGTTGCCAGACCGGCTTGTAGCGCTCCTCGCGAGGCGCCGCGACTCCGCGTTGTGCGATGTAGCCGTCGATGGAGTCCTTGATCCCTTCGGACACCGCGTCCGCCGCGTCGAGGTTGCGGCGCAGGTCGTCGGCGAACGCCAGCTGTCCACTTCGGACACCGGTCAGCCGGCCGTAGAGCTGCATGCCCTCCGCGGCGAACGCGCGCAGGTCGATGTCGTGCCCGCCGTCCCGGCCGGTGACGTAGTGGTTGGCCCGGAACCGGACGGCGTCCGCGTCGGCGAACTCGTCGATTCCCCGCGCGTAGTAGCCCATTTCGTCCAGCCACGCGACGACGTCCCGGCCGCGGTAGCGCCGGGCCACCCGCGGCGCCGACCCGACGGCCAGGTGCACCCGGCGGCCCGCGAGGTGCAGGTCTTCGGCGATCTGGCAGCCGGACTGCCCGGTGCCGACGACCAGCACTTCGCCGTCCGGCAGCCCCGCCGGATTGCGGTACTCGGCCGAGTGCAGCTGAACGACGTGCTCCGGCAGCCGCTCGGCCAGCCGCGGCTTCAACGGCACCTGGTACGGACCGGTGGCCAGCACGACGTGGTCGGCGGTCAGCTCACCGGCCGACGTCGACAGCCGGAACCCGCCGCCGGGCAGCTGCCGCAACCGCGTCGCCTCGACGCCCTCGCAGAGCGGGACGTCGAACTCCTTCACGTACGCCTCGAGGTAGGCGACGATCTCGTCCCGGACCATGAAGCCGTCCGGATCATCGCCCGGATAGGGAAAACCGGGCAGCCGGCATTGCCAGTTCGGGGTGACCAGGCAGAAACTGTCCCAGCGGCGGGTCCGCCATTCGTGCCCCGCGCGCTCGCGTTCGAGCACCAGGTGCCCGACCCCGGCGTCGGTCAGGCAGTGGGACATCGACAGTCCCGCCTGGCCGCCGCCGACCACGATCACCGGCCGGTGCAGGCCGTCGAGCTCGAAGTTCATGGCGATCAGTGCACCCGGGAACCATTTCCGGACGGTTTCATCCGGAACATCGGCGTGTTACCGGACCGGGTGGGAGTAACGCTTCCGCGGTTACGCGCTTAACACCGCCGCTGTCTCAAAGTGAGACGGAGAACGGCTGGCCCGCTCGTAAGATTCGGGTCGGCGCCAAGGAGGCCGTGATGCTTGACCTGGACTATCGGCGGGACGCGATCGTGGTGCGCATCCGGACGGCGACGCCCGGGGTGCTGGACGCCGCCGTGCTGGACGGTTTGGCCGCGGCCATCACCTACATCGGCCCCGGCCGGCCGATCATCCTCACCGGTGACGGCGACGTTTTCGCGCCCGACGTGGACCCGGCACCGGGCCCGGCCCGGACCGACGCCCAGAACCGCCTGCGGAATGTAGTGAGCGCACTGCGCTCCCACCCGCTTCCCGTGGTGGCCGCCATCAACGGTGACGCGATCGGTGCCGGCTACGCACTGGCCGAAGCGGCCGGCGTCCGGATCATGTCCGGCGGAGCCGTCGAGCCCTCGTCCCGGCGTGCACGGCGTTTCCCGGCGAGAGCGGCGGTGGCCGCCGGTTTGGTGGAGCTGCACTGCTCCCCCGGGCACCTCATCGATCTCGCCCTGCGGCTGGCCGCTCACCAGCAGCCGGCCCTGGCCGGGTAGCCGGCCACCGTTCCCGAGGCCGGACGACAGCAGCTCCCCGCGGCAGATCGTGCCGCGGGGAGCTGCTGTCGTCCGGAGAGGCGTGCCTAGTAGATGTTCGACGGGCGGACCATGCCTTCGGCGAGGTCGCCGACGCCCGGAGCGATGATGGCGCCCGGATTGACCAGCACCTCC of the Amycolatopsis sp. NBC_01488 genome contains:
- a CDS encoding enoyl-CoA hydratase-related protein; this translates as MLDLDYRRDAIVVRIRTATPGVLDAAVLDGLAAAITYIGPGRPIILTGDGDVFAPDVDPAPGPARTDAQNRLRNVVSALRSHPLPVVAAINGDAIGAGYALAEAAGVRIMSGGAVEPSSRRARRFPARAAVAAGLVELHCSPGHLIDLALRLAAHQQPALAG
- a CDS encoding MSMEG_0569 family flavin-dependent oxidoreductase → MNFELDGLHRPVIVVGGGQAGLSMSHCLTDAGVGHLVLERERAGHEWRTRRWDSFCLVTPNWQCRLPGFPYPGDDPDGFMVRDEIVAYLEAYVKEFDVPLCEGVEATRLRQLPGGGFRLSTSAGELTADHVVLATGPYQVPLKPRLAERLPEHVVQLHSAEYRNPAGLPDGEVLVVGTGQSGCQIAEDLHLAGRRVHLAVGSAPRVARRYRGRDVVAWLDEMGYYARGIDEFADADAVRFRANHYVTGRDGGHDIDLRAFAAEGMQLYGRLTGVRSGQLAFADDLRRNLDAADAVSEGIKDSIDGYIAQRGVAAPREERYKPVWQPPDGTRTVDVEALSAVVWSTGFGRDHRWIDVPVFDGKGYPTHHRGVTTCLGLYFLGLPWQHTWGSGRFCGVAADAEYLARRITGGGRGDVRWLSGTPVSTYPADDDWVAPRTVA